The sequence AAAAGTTAACGTACACATCCACAAATGGAGTTCTGTTACACAAGCGCGTTTATGTTTCGTATTTCTCAAGTGGTATATAAAAAGTGCTGACGACAGATACTAAGGAGAACTTggtatgtttttaaatgtaatatcTCCTAATTTGCACGTCTCTTCTAGCTTCTGCGTGCCCCTGAGTTCATGCTTGGCTTTTAAATACTAGATACTAAAGGAGCCAGATTGGCAGTCTTACTCTGGAATATCAGCTAACAAACTTGTGCTAAAAGCTGTCCCAGGTAGAGAAGTTGCAGTAGCGTAGCTTTCGCCCCAAACATAGTTCCCAGGTGCAGAAGTGTTTTCTGCAGTTAACAAACTAAGAAGTAAAAGTGttggaggaaaaggaagtaaGTCGAGAAAGTTGTTTCTGAGGAAATGACTGTGGAGTTTGGCTATGAGACATGTACTGTTGCTTTGTCCTTGGGAGCttatttccttctgctcccACTGAGCAAGGAGCCGGGGGGATACTGAGGGGTGGCTAAGGCAGGGCAGCAATTTGTTGTGCCTGTGAAGATGATGTGTTCAGGGAGAAAGCAGGAGTGAGggacaaagggaaaagaaggtcGCTGGTGCCTGCTGTGCCTTGTGCGGGAATTTGAGAAAGAATTGCCTGTAATGAAACAGCCGCCATCGAAGGCCCTGCAATATGCAGGCGTGGAAGTTCaatttgtattttcaaacaaaaccagcaggaaCCTCTCACTTCTGGTGCCTAAAAGCAGCGAGCCTTAGATCACCTCAGAACTTCCTAGAACTGGACTTGTCATTGCCAGGAGCTGAGAGATGGCCATGTGTGGCTCAGCAGCCCTACCTCCGGCTCATACTTTGTCTACCAAAACAGACATAGTTATCTGATCaacttttgctgaaatattGTGTGATGTCATGTATCAGTCACAGCAATGAGAAAACTTGATGatcttttaagcatttttaaaggtGTTGCCCACTCGTAGAAAGGAGACTAAACGGGACCCTCATTTATCTGGCTTAAAATCTCCAGGTATTTGGACAGGATTGTAAGTTTGGTGAAAGCATTATGACTCCATACTACAGAGCTTTAATCAACTAGGCCATATCACCAGCATGAACAGGTCTATTGATTTCTTTGGACTGCTCACAGGGAAGAAATCTGTTTGGTTAAAGTTCCGGTAGGATCAGGTTTTTAGATTTATGTGAGGAtgtcaaagaaataaatgatttCTGAGTAACAACTGCAAGAAGCCATGTTGCTAGATTAAATATGAAAAGCCACAGCTCTGGTCACAAACtagccttttatttttgctaagcTGTTAGGAATATTTAGataataaactaaaaaaagatGCTCAGTATTTTATTATGTTCTTTTAACAGGTACTCCATTTACAAGATgtcaaagatgtttcttttgGGTTTCAAACAGTAACTTCAGATGTTTCCAAACTCAGTTCTTTCTTTGCACTGAAAATGGTCAAACGGCTCTTTGTGGACAAGTCCCTTAATCCTACCACAGTAAGTACTGCAGAAAAGCCCTGGTGCTATGAATTGCTTGACCAGCACCTTGATGGGTTATGGTGTCAGACTgcaatgttatttaaaataaattatctcaCTTTTGGCGGTTACTTGACTCGATTCAGATGACGAACAACATAGTATTCTCTGCTGCCATAAAGGTTTGTAGGAGGATGAGTGTGCTGCTTGACCCCAAGCTATGCAACTATTACAACACTTCTAATTCTTTCATTAATATGCTTTAGGTCAGTAGGCTTAGCAGGTTTTGAATGCAACATAACTTCTATGCCACATCAAGGTGTTTGCATTGTAAGTATAAGCGAAAAGGAGTTTTACAAAAAGTTGGCGGTGCAAGTGTGTGTCCAGTTCACACACCCAAGTAATTACTGCGTAAGCTGTAGTTTTCTTAACCTGTCTGAGGAGGCAGAAGCCTGGCTATTGAAACAACACAAATGAGGAAGGCGTTGTTTGGCCTTGTAACTTATGGACCTTGCAAATAACTGAGAAAAAtgtggggtgggggtttttttttccttcctttttttccccaagttgccTTTGAATAGGGCCCCGAGCAAGGACAACATCAGCCTAAAAGTGATGTTCAGAAAACTCAGCATGCTTAAATGATGCTATAATCAGAGTGCCTGCTGTTAgcctctgccacagcaaaggGCCATATCAATCCACAGCAATAAACATCTCATCTGGTGAGGACAGACATGACGTGAGCAGTGTGTGGCCTTTATCTCAGTCCTTTCTCTTACCCAGGCCTGGACTGAGGGTTGTTTTATCCTTTCAAGCTCTGGCAACGTGGTCACTCCTGCAATATTAAAGTTACTTTAGCTGCTGACGTAACACCATTGGACTGAAGACAACCTTGGTAGTGATGCACTGAATGCAACTGTCCATCCTGGTTGTTGCCTGCTGTTATTTGATAGCAGCCCATCATGATGAACTCCCCAACTACCCCATGGTGAAGCTCAGGACGCTGCTGTTGCAGGCTGTGTAAAGAGCCACTGAGTGGATGGCATTTAACCAAGGATGACTGTGGTACCTTCTGTCTTTCAGGACTTTGTCAACTCCACAAAGAGGCCTTTTCCATCTGAACTGGAATTAGTGGAGTTCAAAGAAAAAACTGAGGAAACCCGGCAGAAGATCAACAAATCTCTTTCAGAGCTAACTGATGGTGAGTACAGCTTAACCTTGGGGGTGATGTTTGCCTCTTTGAAGAAAGAGGTCTTTGTCCTCGTGATACATCTTTACTAatgcttttagaagaaaatacatagTGAAAGCAATAGGACTAGACCTATTATTTGGATTCACGAGGATTAGACACGTCAGCCTGTTTTGAAATCACTAACTTTACTactgcagcatttctgaaggTGGAAATGTGAGACTGATCTTGCATTAGCCTTGGGGAAAGCTACTGACAGCTTTGACTGCAGCAAGATAGTTTGAGAGAACGACAGCTCCTGGCTGTCGAGCTTCACAAACACCTGACATCAATACATCAAACCCAGGCCTTGGTTTCCTTTAAAAGTTTTACTCTAATGAGAAGTATTTGCTGGACTCTGAATTTCAGGCAGTTAATTAATAGCACGGCTCGgctcagctgctttgctgctttcgCCAGCAAGGGTGCCACACGTGGATGTGCAGCTCTTATTTGGAGGCGCCTTCCTTTGGAAATGGGGCTGCGGACACTTCCCGCAGTTCCGCTGAGCCACCAACCACTGGGCCGAGTCCCAGGAGATGCACATCAGTGACCCTGAGGGTCTCGGGGCAGACCCTGCCCAGTCGCTGTGGCGGGGGCAGAGGTCCGGCCAGCACCCATAACTGAGCCTATTTGCAGCCTGTGCACAGGCGGCTCTGGGGTCGGTTGCTGCCTGTTGCCCTCGTGCGgtacaaaaatgcaaacatggGTGCGTGAGTCACCTCTggtccttcccaggctggcAGAGGTGCCCATGTGAAGCACCTTGCCCTGCCCGTGCAATTCGTGCAGTTGCCTCACCAGTGCTCTGAATTCAGCGTCTTTTAAGGCAGTGCTTGAACAGGTCTAAAACAGAGCAAGGAGGGGGACAACATCTCCATACTCTTTTTTGAAGTCCGTGGCAGTATTTAGTTATGAACTGTAATCAGAACAGTAATTTTTGTTATTCTGGTTATTGTACTCTCATGTATCACTCCAGAAATGAGTAGCAGCTAATCTAGAACTAATCTTCAAGTCTGGCTCTCCAAATGGCAAATGCTTTTTTGCTTACACCTCTGGAATTCCACTGAAAACTCAGCACCTTCTTTAAGGAACTAAAAAAAGGCAGGAGATGTTTTTGATTCCATGCTATAtaagccaagaaaaaaatgtcatttggaAGATCTGTCTTGATCCCAAATCCCATTTCAAACATTAAactgcaattttaatttaagtaAGTGCTTCTTTTTGGAATTTTCCATTAGAATTAAAATCTATCTATGAAGTGCAGGACACAAATATTTTGAGTGAGTGAAGTGTTTCCATATTGAGTTGAAGCAATTGATATGTTGATAATGTATTGTACTAACAACCAGCTTAAACCTGTTCATAGGCAAAATGGAGAATGTTTTGAATGAAGATAGTGTGAGTGACCAGACTCAGATCCTTCTAGTTAATGCAGCTTATTTTGTCACAAACTGGATGAAGAAGTTCCCAGAGGCAGAGATCAAAGAATGTCCTTTTAAAGTCAACAAGGTATgttcatcaaagaaaaaaaaaaagtactgtttCCACTcaagaaaatgcaaactttGACCTAAGGAAATCCCaacaagagaaaatgagaaatgtttgtTATTGCTATGGCATTCTTATGTTCTCTATCTAAATTTATATGCTGTTGAGAGGGTCCCGAAACCAATTTGCTTgtcatgttttaaaactttgctGGTGCTTTCACATCCATCTTTCAAAGGCCCAGTGTGAGAGCAGACTGTCCTGTTAGTATATTTAGACAAGAGCAGCTGCGTACAAGTGACCAGAAGCCACCGTTGCCTGCAACAAGGGGATGCACATTCTCATGGGCAGCTGCTTCCAAGAGATTGCACCCTGTACCGGAGGCTGCATCCCAAAACCAGCGGACGTAAAAcacaaaatactgcatttctcaTGGTGGCAGAGCTAGTGAAACATCTACGTGCATGAGGTGTCTTTGAGTATACCTCTTCAGTGCCTGGCCCTGTGCTTCCTTCCCCAAGGATGGCGCCCCATCCAGCTCCCTCTTTCCAGTCAGGCTGCAGCCCTCTGTGCATCAGCCCTGCTTAGCCACTAGGTCCAAGTGGGTGCAGCTCCCATGGCTCTTGCCTTCAGGATTCTGTGAACAGTGAGGAACATTGTCATCAGACAGTCAGTTTTAAACCAAGATAAAAAGCTGGGCAACATTTGTGAGATAAAGACATTATActcaaaaaatatatatgtatatgtgtgtatatatatatgaaagaaaagttGGAGCTTCAAGTTCACTGAAAATACTCATAAATTACCACATCAGCCACCAGTTTCGgctaaagaattttttaaaattttacaatCGACACTAAAATTTTTTGAGtaaaacatctcttttttttttctgaagtaacatttttctgctgaatttgaatttttgtttccagttgAACAGAACAGTTTGTAAATTTCCCTATGAAATAAGTTTTGTTtagtgttgttttgtttcattcatgaaaaacaaagacatatGGCTTTAGGTAAGCCTGAAATTTCTTCCTATTCTGTTTCAGCTCCTGAACCAAAATATCAGTTATTCATATGAACAGCTTGACCTTCACTGTTGAGGTGTGCTCAGTGCTTTACGCTTACTGGCACTGCGATGCCCTGTAGACAGTATAGATTGTAGCACACAGTGAAACAGGCACGAAGGGCCACCAATATTAGGtaaatttctcttttaaggCACATCCCCAATATGTTGCTATTGTATTAAGTAGACTTCTGTTCcacttttctttggaaagctgCCCACTGTAGAGAGCCATCAACTTTCACTACAAGGGTCTCTTAAAGCTGGCTTCGTTACCTATGAAAGCCAACAAATTCTCTGATGGTAACTTGATGTACCACTTACATGCAAGCTTACAAACTTTCCCCTCTCACTGTCTTAGTTGTGAATTAAAAGCAATGCTAGATTGTTTCATCTATGTTTTGCAGACTGAAACTAAACCAGTGCAAATGATGAATCTGGAAGCTACTTTTTGTCTGGGCTATGTAAAAGAATTAAATGTTGCCATCCTTGAGCTTCCATGCCTTAACAAACACATAAGCATGCTCATTCTGCTGCCCAAAGAGATTGAAGATGAGACCACTGGCTTAGAACAGGTgagcgaaaaaaaaaaaaattggtatgATGCTTCTCTTGAAACAGCCCTTTTACGTGCTTATGGAAGGTTTTTCTTATTTAGATGCTATgtagaaggaaacaaaaagtaatTCCTGTGAATTTATCTTCTCATTCTGCTTCTCTGTTCCTGATGTCATATTTGTGACATCATCATTTCCACTGTGGCTGAGTGTGAGGTCATGAACAGGGCTTTGTTTTAGATAAGGCCTACACACAAGGCAGTGTAAAGTGCAGAAGGTGCCCATGATGCACTTTAGGAATatgcatttatttgaaaatctggcccgaaaaaataatttcaagctTTTTGTTCTTGCTATAGTAAGTTGCTTAAACTTATACTGTTGGGTACTCAATAGTGCTGACTGGtgtcctcatttttttcagttggcatgtatctgtgatttcttttgcttAAGGTCTTACACTTCTCTAGGTTTTAATTTTGAGCAGAGCTGTCTGAAAAGGAGCCATTTTTATTACAATTGCACAAAAATTTGAAGAAGAATAAGGCATTTCCTAAAGAACAACTATTTCTTGTGTCATTTCTCTATGGAAATTCtagaatatattttcatgtCTCTTCAAAATTTAAGAATTAAGAGACAGACGATGATGCAAGTCTCCTTTGTAATTTTTGCAACTGGCCTTAAATTTTCAGTGCAGGAGGACTCTGCCCTTGCAGCTGTAAGGTACTTTTCTATGTAGGAGTAAATTACAGAACATGTGTTTCTTAAAATGCAAGTGAGGTCATTCCTGATACCAATTTGCTGTGGCCCCAAATTCTGCCTCCTCACtccacagtttttaaaaaattgctcaaACATCTGCATGTTGGATTGAGATCAGGCACTCAATTTGGAGTCTTTTTCTGTCCCAATTACCAGCAATTTCATTACTGTCTAAGGTCAGGAATCAAGACTTGGATCCGCCAGTCAGCCAGGTGTAATCTGGGTCGGGACTGTCTTTCTCAGGTTCCTTCCTATGGTTGTTGAGGTGATTGCCTATCAAAAGCTTGTAAGGGTATAGTAGTCACAGCATGTGCATTCAGTGGAGTTGCTCCAAAGGCCTGTCACATGAGTTAAATCATTACATCAGTATAACTGACAGTTTGTCAACCCTGAATGCTACAGTTatgaatttaaaagcaaaggttgCCTTTTGGACATTATTTTTTTGGGTTTGATAGGAGTGGGAAGTTCAGAAatggccttttttcttttttttctctctttccttggACTGCTCATTAATTTCCTTTGCTCCTTTATGTCTTCAGCTGGAAAAGGCCCTCACCCCCGAGACATTATTACAGTGGACCAATCCCAGCATGATGGCCAACACCAAAGTGAATGTATTTCTTCCAAAGTTTAGTGTGGAAGGTGATTATGACCTGAAGCCACTTCTGGAAAGCCTGGGAATGACAAATGTCTTCAATGAAACCGCATCAGATTTCTCTGAGATGTGTGAGACAAAAGGTGTGGTTTTGTCAAAGATCATCCACAAAGTCTCTTTGGAAGTAAATGAACAAGGTGGCGAGTCCCGAGAGGTACCAGGATATCGGATTCTGCAACACAAAGATGAATTCAAAGCTGACCATccatttatctttttgtttaGGCACAACAAAACTCGCAATGTGATTCTTTCAGGCCGATTCTGTTCCCCTTAAGCAGGGCGTATTCATTGTGAAAAAGCACAATTACTTTTATGGTGGTGCATGTTCCTGTAAAGCTTGGCGTCCTGACTATAACCTTTGAAAGGAAATCTAAGAGGCTCATATATCAACTGGGTAATACAATGTACTCTACATATGCAGCAGAACTAGTTTATCTCCTTATGTTTCATCCCCTTAAGCTGAAGGACTCCCACTGTGAAGAACACATCACATTTTACTGAGAAGTATCCCAGCCTCAGCATCAagtatattttcttcctctgtgacATCTTTTTCCCAAAACGAAGTGAACTGAGAGCCTGTTTTAGATAGACCAGGAACTGGAAAGGGCTCTGGGAGGAAGAGCTACATTCCTGCCCCCTAGCCAAACCACTCTCCCTCGTAACCCACGCTCTGTGGATTCCTGCCAAGAAGGGGACGATGTGGACATGTGGTGTGATAGCCCTCCCCTCGTACCTGGCTGCACTCTGGTGGTCCACGCTGCCCTGCTGGACCCTGCCCAGTGAAACAGTGCCCAAGTTCTGCAGCATAGCTAGACAATTGAGTCTAGCATCAGCGCTTGCATCTGTGAAACAGCAGCTGCACCGAGACCTATGGATGCAAGAGGCAATAGTCATGGTGACAAAATGTATACCCAGAAGACTCTTCAGCATCAGCTACGTCAGTTTGTAgattggggcggggggggctggaCTCTGCTGCGTGGGATTTTTTGACTCATTACCCTTCAGACATGGAAGAGGGGACCAGTTCATTGCAGCTATGAGGAGCCCTGTTGTATATATCCTGAGAAAAAGAACGTTACGCAGTTCTAGGATAGAAAACAGTTGGATTAATACCGGAAGTGTTGCACTTTTCATGCACAGATTATCTGCCATTTCTAGTTCTGGATTCAGCATTAAGGAGACTCCACACAATTACTTAACATCTGAGGTATGAGAAAGAAATAAGGACTTCAACCTGAGTGAGATTAACATTGTAATTACCAGTCTGCAAATTCCACGTGAAATCATGATAATCAGATTTCATTTCTATCTAAAGACTGCCTGCTGCATATGTTCAGTACTGGTTTACCTAATTACTGTTCAGAATAAAGCACTATAAAACCCGTGTCAAATGTTTGCATTACCTCCAGTGCCCGTCTGTGTGTTCACTCGTGTGTTCACTGACAGTGTCAGTGTTCACTCTTGACCTCCAATAAATGATAGGAATGGAAATGAACAGATTGACTTAGGCCACAAAGTCAAAATAAAGAACTAAATCAATGTCTGGATTGCCCTTCTGGACCGCGTGAGGATATTTCCCAGTATTGACTATGTTACTAGCTCGTCACAATATACAGAGAATTCAGTTATATAGCCTCAAAAAATGGGAGCATGTTACTTGAGAATTCGTCTTGGTGCTTCAGGTCTGAAAGAAACCGGAAAGAGATTTCTAAACGGGAACATGCGACCCCTAATCTGCATACTTCTAACGCCAGAGAACAGCACGGTGGTTAATTGTGAATTTGGAGACAGGAGTTCTGTTTTGATTCTTGACCTTGCCAACCCATGAGAAGCCTTTAGTCACAATGATTAAGTGGTTTTACCAGTTTCTTTCCCTCTGTGAACCTTTAATGGGCTCTAACACAGTTTGATATTAGAGGGATAACTGGAGTCATTGACCCATACCTTTGAAGGTACAGAGGGGACTAACTTCCACCAAAAACAGTGGGAGGTGAGTCCCTGCAGACCTCTGGGGGTCTTTGCTGATATGCATCAGGTGTTCTGATACATGGAtagaagtcaaaagaaaaatgcaaaatataacaACTACTTTGCAGCCCATCCTATCCGGGAAGGAATCATCTGCAAAGATCTTTACCAGCTCAGTAACTTCAGTGATGGCTGAATGGCTGGGAAATGTTTTACACACCCATCATTGATCTGTTTTGAAGGCTGGGGTCAGAGTTATCCAGAGCTGTCATCACTGTGGTTTCTCCTGGTTCTCCCATAGGAGGTGGGTCAGGGCATTGCACATGGGGTTGACGTCTGACTAAGCAGCTGCACGGGCAGTCCATGCATAGGCAGGATGGACTAGCTGCCTATAGTCTGTGCGGTTCGTTTGTGTTTGGGCACTGACTCTTGGTCACGTAGTTCCAGGTGTGCAGGCTGCATCATGCTTATTGCTACATCTGTGCTGGTCTGCTAGACTGATGAAAACCTCTG comes from Grus americana isolate bGruAme1 chromosome 2, bGruAme1.mat, whole genome shotgun sequence and encodes:
- the SERPINB5 gene encoding serpin B5 encodes the protein MTMDALQLANTAFAVDMFKKLCEKDKTANIIFAPLCTSTSLALAYKAAKGDTADQMKQVLHLQDVKDVSFGFQTVTSDVSKLSSFFALKMVKRLFVDKSLNPTTDFVNSTKRPFPSELELVEFKEKTEETRQKINKSLSELTDGKMENVLNEDSVSDQTQILLVNAAYFVTNWMKKFPEAEIKECPFKVNKTETKPVQMMNLEATFCLGYVKELNVAILELPCLNKHISMLILLPKEIEDETTGLEQLEKALTPETLLQWTNPSMMANTKVNVFLPKFSVEGDYDLKPLLESLGMTNVFNETASDFSEMCETKGVVLSKIIHKVSLEVNEQGGESREVPGYRILQHKDEFKADHPFIFLFRHNKTRNVILSGRFCSP